A region of the Stutzerimonas stutzeri genome:
CGCTCGCATCACTGTCGTTAGAAGCTAAAAACCTTGCGCTGGGGCTCCAGCATGGCGCGCGCCATGGCGTCTGGTTTGGCGACGGAGACTCCATCCTTGAGCTGCTCGGCGGCATGTCCTGTATTGGGCAGGTACAACGCGCAAACCGAAGCGGTCGCGCCCTTTTTTAGGGCAGCGCTCAATAGCTGCGCCGGCGTCACGTCATTGGGTTTCAAGGCTTCACCTCCGGCATCCTTGAGGGCCAGATCGCCGCCTTGGTCACATAGCAGGATGTCGACTTGAGCGCCCTGAGCCTGCATCTGATTGGCCAGTACCATGGCCATTCCCTGGGTCATATTGCTGCTATCACTGAGGATCACCGTAACGGCCTGGCTCTCTGCGACTGCGAGGCATGCAAAACCGGATAAGGCGGTTGCGGCTAGGAATCTCTTCATGTTCGTTTCTCCGTCACGCTAAAAGCTAATCGGATTTCAAGCCGGCAAGATCTGCAATGCCGACAGCGGTGTATAGGCAGCGCAGCAAAGTGCGTGCGCCCGCGACCCACACTATATACCCATGGGGGTATATTCCAATCGTAAACTTTAGGCTGTTGCCTGCACACCAGCGTCGCTGCGGCATAACGTCCGGCCAGGCAGACGTGCCGATCGCAGGGTCGTGAATCGGTTGGGGAGGTCCGGCGGCAGCTAGCGCATGCCTAGCTGCTTGCGCATCTGCGCGGTGATTCGCTGGCTTGTTTGCGCGATATCCGCCCAGGGGTCATCAGCACCGAGTTCGTGCAGCCGCTCCATGAGATTGCGAACCGTCCACCTGTTCGCGCCTTTCAGCTCCGCCAGCTCCTCCCGGTAGACCGGCACGGAAACCGGCAAGCCGTCTCGAGCACGCGCCGAATACGCAGCAACGGTGCTGGCCCCGCGGCTATTGCGCAGGTAGTCAATGAAGATGCGCCCGACCCGGTTTCTCGGCCCGCTTACTGCCGAAAAATGTGTAGGCAGCAACTTGGCCAGGTACTTGGCGATAGCCTGGCTGAAGCCCTTCACTTCGCCCCAGTCGTGCACCGGGTCGAGCGGCACCACAATGTGTAAGCCCTTGCCGCCGCTGGTCTTGAGAAACGATGCCAGGCCAATTTCGTCCAGCAGCGTCTGGGTCAGCTGAGTCGCTTCGATCATGCTCTTCCAGGGCAGCGCCGGGTCAGGATCGAGGTCGAGCACAAAGCGGTCTGGGTGCTCCAGTTCGGGCGCTACGGCATTCCAGCTATGCAGCTCGATGGTCCCCATCTGCGCGGCCCCGACCAGCGCTTCGGTGCTTTCGATAACCATCAGCGCGCCATGTTTCGGGTCGAGTGCGGGATCGAGCTGAGTGATATGGGGTATCGCCAGCTTGTCGGCATGTTTCTGAAAGAACAGCTCCCCGCTGATGCCCTCCGGTGCACGAACCAGCGCGAGGGGGCGTGCGCGCAGTTGCGGCAGCGCCCAGGGGGCCACCTGCGCGTAGTACCGAGCCAGTTCGATCTTGGTCGTGCCGCTGCTGGGGTCAATCACTCGCTCGGGATTGGAAATCCTGACTTTCCCGCTGCCAACAGTATCTGCCGTCTTCGCGACCGGCGTCCTGGATGCACGCGCGACTGATTTTGCTCGCTCATGGGTAATGGCTTCGGCAGGTTTATCCGAGCGCAAGCCATGAAACACCGAATGGCGGACGACGCCCTGGCGAGTCATCTCGGCATAAGCGACTTCACACATCAGCTGAGGTTTGAGCCACTGCGCCCCCCGTGTGTCGGCCGCGGGCGGTGCCTTGGACAACGGGCTGTCATCGGTCTCCAATTTCTTCAGCTGTTTGTGCAGTGTCTGCAGTGTGGCGTGATTGAATCCGGTGCCCACCTTGCCGGCATAGCGCAGCTTACCCTCTTCATCATGCAGCCCCAGCAGCAGCGCACCAAAGCCGGTGCGCGTACCTTTTGGCTGGGTGTAGCCGACGATGATGAACTCCTGGCGATTACTGCATTTGATCTTCACCCAGCTATCGCTACGTCGAGAGACGTAGGAGCTGCCGGCGCGCTTGCCGATCAGCCCTTCGAGCTTCATCTGACAGGCGCTTTCGAGAATGCTGTCGGGCTGCTCGGTGAAGCCATCGGAAAAGCGCAGCAACTCGCTATCGCTGCGGCCCAATAGCTCCTGCAGCGCCGCACGGCGGTGTTCCAGCGGTACCTGGCGCAAATCCATACCGTTCAGAAATGGCAGGTCGAACAGGTAGTAAAGAATGCTGCCGCTACGCCCCACCTCGAAAGCGTTTTGCAACGCCTGAAAGTCCGGCGTGCCCTCCTCGTCCGCTACTACGACCTCACCATCCAGCCAGGCGGACTGCAGTCCCAAACCAGCCAATGCTTCAGCTTGCTCTGGCATCTTGGCAGTCCAGTCATGGCCATTGCGGGTAAACAGACGCACCTCTCCTGACTCGATCCGAGCCAGCATGCGATAACCGTCGAACTTGATTTCGTAGTGCCAGTCACCATTAGGTACCGCATCGACCAGCGTCGCCAGCTGCGGCTTGAACGTATTTGGCAACTCTGCAGCGACTGCACCTTCGAGCGTTACGCTTGAGCGATGCTTGCGTGTGGTTCGCTTGACCGGCTTTTTGACCGGCTTTTTGACCGGCTTTTTGACCGGCTCGACAGGTGCCATTTGGGTGGGAGTCTTGGCGACACCGCGTTTGCGCGGTACGAGCGCGCGATCACTGAGCACGCTATCCGGCTCAGCGACAACGACATTGTAGTCGCTCTCGTCGCGCGCAGCTTCGTCCCGGGATTTGATTAGGAACCACTGTTCCTTCTTGCCATTCAGATTCGTACGCACCAGGTTCCAGCTACCTGCGAGCTTTTCGCCCTCCAGCGTGAATTTCAGCTTGCCTTTGCGATAGCCGTCCAGAGCGTCGCCCAGGGGCAGCCAAACGCCACTTTCCCAGACGATTACATCGCCAGCGCCGTAATGCCCCTTTGGAATGCTGCCTTCGAACGTGGCGTATTCCAGAGGGTGATCTTCCACGTGCACGGCGAGCCGGCGCACCCTTGGGTCCAGGCTAGGACCTTTGGGAATTGCCCAACTTTTCAGCGTGCCGTCCAGTTCCAGGCGGAAGTCGTAATGCAAGCGCGTGGCATCGTGTTTCTGGATGACGTACTGCAGCGCCTCACGCTTGCGCGATTTCGCCCGTACCTTGCCGGAGGGCTCAGGGGTCGCGGCGAAGTCACGCATACGCTGGTAATCATCAAGCGCCATGACCCGGTCTCCTCGTGCGCAGCCGTTACTCCAGCTTGCCGGCGTCGGTAGAGGTATCGTTCGGGCCGCCTGGCGCTGAATGGCGATTCGGATCAGTCGAGTTCTCGTCCTCGCCCATTGGCGGCGCCACGGGGCGGCCGTCCTCGGTTACGGTCCGGCCTTGTTCATCTGTGCGCGTCTCCACCTCCTCCTGAGGCGTGGGATTACCCATCGTGCTCGGGCGTGAACCCGTACCATCCCTGGGTGTGCCTGCAGGAAACTGGGCGATGGCAGGGGCAGCGACCAAAGCACTCAGGATTGCCGTGAGTAATAGTCTTTTCATGTGCGTCTCCGCGAGGGGCTGGCGCTAGCACGCGCGTCTGGTATTAGTTTGGTCACCCCCTGCAGGTACGAGTTCAGGATCGCCTGTCTCGCAGGCCTTCCGATAAACGGCGATGGCCGGCAAGCGCCTGCCAGAGCGCCCTTGCGAATTAATCCGCCAGGTGGACATATCGCCGCATTTACAACCCGGGGCTGGCTGCTACGGTTGAAAGACGCTACGACAAACAGGGAGCGCAGCAGCCGTTACGCTGCGATTCAGCCACCTTCCAGATTCAGGGAGGATTTATGAGTACGCGACTTCCTCTGTTCAAAATAGAAGCCATTTTGCACACCTATCTGCGGCCGTTTCAGTGCGAGTGCCGCGATGCTGACAGCTCGCTGAGCGTGCGCCTTTTC
Encoded here:
- the ligD gene encoding DNA ligase D yields the protein MALDDYQRMRDFAATPEPSGKVRAKSRKREALQYVIQKHDATRLHYDFRLELDGTLKSWAIPKGPSLDPRVRRLAVHVEDHPLEYATFEGSIPKGHYGAGDVIVWESGVWLPLGDALDGYRKGKLKFTLEGEKLAGSWNLVRTNLNGKKEQWFLIKSRDEAARDESDYNVVVAEPDSVLSDRALVPRKRGVAKTPTQMAPVEPVKKPVKKPVKKPVKRTTRKHRSSVTLEGAVAAELPNTFKPQLATLVDAVPNGDWHYEIKFDGYRMLARIESGEVRLFTRNGHDWTAKMPEQAEALAGLGLQSAWLDGEVVVADEEGTPDFQALQNAFEVGRSGSILYYLFDLPFLNGMDLRQVPLEHRRAALQELLGRSDSELLRFSDGFTEQPDSILESACQMKLEGLIGKRAGSSYVSRRSDSWVKIKCSNRQEFIIVGYTQPKGTRTGFGALLLGLHDEEGKLRYAGKVGTGFNHATLQTLHKQLKKLETDDSPLSKAPPAADTRGAQWLKPQLMCEVAYAEMTRQGVVRHSVFHGLRSDKPAEAITHERAKSVARASRTPVAKTADTVGSGKVRISNPERVIDPSSGTTKIELARYYAQVAPWALPQLRARPLALVRAPEGISGELFFQKHADKLAIPHITQLDPALDPKHGALMVIESTEALVGAAQMGTIELHSWNAVAPELEHPDRFVLDLDPDPALPWKSMIEATQLTQTLLDEIGLASFLKTSGGKGLHIVVPLDPVHDWGEVKGFSQAIAKYLAKLLPTHFSAVSGPRNRVGRIFIDYLRNSRGASTVAAYSARARDGLPVSVPVYREELAELKGANRWTVRNLMERLHELGADDPWADIAQTSQRITAQMRKQLGMR
- a CDS encoding DsrE family protein, producing MKRFLAATALSGFACLAVAESQAVTVILSDSSNMTQGMAMVLANQMQAQGAQVDILLCDQGGDLALKDAGGEALKPNDVTPAQLLSAALKKGATASVCALYLPNTGHAAEQLKDGVSVAKPDAMARAMLEPQRKVFSF